In a genomic window of Nodosilinea sp. E11:
- a CDS encoding succinylglutamate desuccinylase/aspartoacylase family protein, giving the protein MHTDVVPPHPLVIGGETIPRGKRVRLDLPVARMPTGTIMSLPVTVISGKKPGPRLWLSAAIHGDELNGVDIVRRVARAIQPHRLNGAVIAVPVVNIFGLLEQSRYLPDRRDLNRSFPGSVRGSMASRLAALFMKEVVSQCTHGIDLHTAAIHRINLPQVRADLNDPATYDFAKAFGAPVMIHSSHRDGSLRQAAAKRNIPTLLYEAGEALRFDEVAIQTGVDGIYRVMAYLGMYTPPVTVPPVTLEVRETRWVRASRGGIWHRTIALGDQVKQRQPLGFISDTFGDKPVQVRSPKAGIVIGHGQNPLVNQGDALVHIASGTAETGPEQ; this is encoded by the coding sequence ATGCACACCGATGTTGTGCCCCCCCACCCGCTGGTGATTGGGGGCGAAACGATCCCTCGGGGCAAGCGGGTGCGGCTTGACTTGCCCGTAGCCCGCATGCCGACCGGCACCATAATGTCGCTACCGGTGACCGTGATCAGCGGCAAAAAGCCAGGGCCGCGCCTGTGGCTCAGCGCCGCTATCCATGGCGACGAGCTCAACGGGGTCGATATTGTGCGCCGGGTAGCCAGGGCCATTCAGCCCCACCGGCTCAACGGGGCGGTGATTGCCGTACCGGTGGTGAATATCTTTGGGCTGCTAGAACAGTCGCGCTACCTGCCCGATCGCCGCGATCTCAACCGCTCCTTTCCCGGTTCGGTGCGGGGGTCGATGGCCAGTCGCCTCGCGGCCCTGTTTATGAAAGAGGTGGTCAGCCAATGCACCCACGGCATTGACCTGCACACGGCAGCCATTCACCGCATTAATCTGCCCCAGGTGCGGGCCGACCTAAACGACCCGGCTACCTACGACTTTGCCAAAGCCTTTGGTGCCCCGGTGATGATCCATTCCTCCCATCGCGACGGGTCGCTGCGCCAGGCGGCGGCAAAGCGTAACATTCCCACTCTGCTCTACGAAGCCGGAGAAGCACTGCGATTTGATGAAGTTGCCATTCAAACCGGGGTAGATGGCATCTACCGCGTGATGGCCTACCTGGGCATGTATACCCCGCCGGTCACGGTTCCGCCGGTCACCCTCGAAGTGCGGGAGACCCGCTGGGTGCGCGCCTCTCGAGGCGGGATTTGGCACCGGACGATCGCCCTAGGTGACCAGGTCAAGCAGCGTCAGCCCCTGGGCTTTATTAGCGACACCTTTGGCGATAAACCGGTGCAGGTCCGCAGCCCCAAAGCCGGCATTGTAATTGGCCACGGCCAAAATCCACTAGTTAATCAAGGGGATGCGCTAGTACACATCGCCAGTGGGACGGCAGAGACTGGGCCAGAACAGTAG
- a CDS encoding PAP/fibrillin family protein, which yields MTPVHHRRTQLKTQLLQQIDALEPETAILPVEHPAIDQIICELETLNPIDQPLRPEHWPMLLGSWALVYASRGTVVTRRLSRQLPLPVGIRQVWQRLTGPEGSSPALVSDRPLGAIVKDLPSGAIATENGAVLSLPFLGELTATVQGIWQPYEEGESARVSFGAFSVQATRLLGIAGLHLPQITVPVLEFLRQEALWITSYLDEDLRFGRGATGNLFVFRR from the coding sequence ATGACTCCTGTTCACCATCGCCGCACCCAGCTTAAGACTCAGTTACTCCAGCAGATTGACGCCCTAGAACCTGAGACGGCTATTCTGCCCGTCGAGCACCCTGCCATCGATCAGATCATCTGTGAACTAGAAACCCTTAACCCCATCGACCAACCCCTCCGGCCAGAGCATTGGCCCATGCTGCTGGGGTCTTGGGCCTTAGTCTATGCGTCACGGGGCACTGTGGTCACTCGCCGCCTTAGCCGTCAGTTGCCGCTGCCGGTGGGTATTCGCCAGGTGTGGCAACGCCTGACTGGCCCCGAGGGCTCTAGCCCTGCTCTAGTCAGCGATCGCCCCCTAGGGGCCATCGTCAAAGACCTGCCCTCAGGGGCGATCGCCACCGAAAATGGCGCGGTGCTCTCTTTGCCCTTCCTGGGCGAGCTGACAGCCACCGTGCAGGGCATTTGGCAGCCCTACGAAGAAGGCGAAAGTGCCCGCGTCAGCTTTGGCGCTTTTAGTGTGCAGGCAACCCGCCTGCTCGGCATCGCGGGCCTGCACCTGCCCCAAATCACCGTGCCCGTGCTCGAATTTCTTCGCCAAGAGGCGCTGTGGATCACCTCCTACCTGGATGAAGACCTGCGGTTTGGGCGCGGGGCCACGGGTAATTTGTTTGTGTTTCGGCGGTAG
- a CDS encoding (Fe-S)-binding protein: MPTSESSAESLAPAAWPTPDSIANGFDAQHPPDPKLIDACVHCGFCLTTCPSYRVLGTEMDSPRGRIYLMDAINNGEAPLSATSAKHFDSCLGCLACTTACPSGVQYDQLIAAVRPQVERNHERPLVERAVRSLIFSLFPYPTRLRAVAGPLYLYQKLGLSKLVQKTGLLAKLSPSLAAMESLLPPITAESFQDDLPELVPAVGQKRYRVGMVLGCVQRVFFSDVNAATARVLSANGCEVVIPHAQGCCSALPAHQGQAAQAQDLARRMIDCFEATEVDFVVINAAGCGHTLKEYHHILQDDPDYVERAKAFVAKVRDVQEFLAQVGLTTPLHPIAEGSLPIVYQDACHLLHGQKISLQPRQLLKQIPGVSLREPLDAALCCGSAGVYNMLHPEVATELGQMKVKNLLNTGAALVASPNPGCSLQIQQHMAQQGQALPLFHPIELLDCSIRGVPLPLGQSV; this comes from the coding sequence ATGCCGACCTCAGAGTCTTCAGCAGAGTCTTTAGCTCCCGCCGCTTGGCCCACGCCTGACAGTATTGCCAACGGTTTCGATGCCCAGCACCCCCCCGATCCCAAGCTGATCGACGCCTGTGTGCACTGCGGCTTTTGCCTCACCACCTGCCCCAGCTACCGGGTGCTCGGTACCGAAATGGACTCCCCCCGAGGCCGCATCTATTTAATGGATGCGATCAACAATGGGGAAGCGCCGCTGTCGGCCACTTCGGCGAAGCATTTTGACTCTTGCTTGGGCTGTCTGGCCTGCACCACCGCCTGCCCCTCAGGGGTGCAGTACGACCAGCTGATTGCAGCGGTACGGCCCCAGGTAGAGCGCAACCACGAGCGGCCTTTGGTCGAACGGGCGGTGCGATCGCTAATCTTTAGCCTGTTTCCCTACCCCACGCGGCTGCGGGCCGTGGCCGGGCCGCTGTACCTGTACCAAAAGCTGGGCCTGTCTAAGCTGGTGCAAAAAACTGGTTTGCTGGCCAAACTTTCCCCCAGCCTGGCCGCCATGGAGTCGCTGCTGCCGCCGATCACTGCTGAGAGTTTTCAAGACGATCTGCCCGAACTCGTCCCCGCCGTAGGCCAAAAGCGCTACCGGGTGGGCATGGTGCTGGGCTGCGTGCAGCGGGTGTTTTTCTCTGATGTCAATGCCGCGACGGCCCGAGTGCTCAGCGCCAACGGCTGCGAAGTGGTGATTCCCCACGCGCAGGGGTGCTGCTCGGCCCTGCCCGCCCACCAGGGGCAAGCAGCCCAGGCCCAAGACCTGGCTCGCCGCATGATCGACTGCTTCGAAGCCACCGAGGTCGATTTTGTGGTGATTAACGCGGCGGGCTGTGGCCACACCCTGAAGGAATACCACCATATTCTGCAGGATGACCCCGACTATGTTGAACGAGCCAAAGCCTTTGTCGCCAAAGTTCGCGATGTGCAAGAATTTCTCGCCCAGGTGGGCCTAACCACCCCTCTGCACCCGATCGCCGAGGGCAGTTTACCCATCGTCTATCAAGACGCCTGCCACCTGCTCCACGGTCAAAAAATCAGCCTTCAGCCCCGACAGCTGCTCAAGCAAATTCCGGGCGTCAGCCTGCGAGAACCCCTCGATGCCGCTCTCTGCTGCGGCAGTGCCGGGGTTTACAACATGCTGCACCCTGAGGTGGCCACCGAGCTGGGCCAGATGAAGGTGAAGAATTTGCTCAATACCGGTGCGGCCCTGGTGGCCTCGCCCAACCCCGGCTGTTCGCTACAGATTCAGCAGCATATGGCGCAGCAAGGCCAAGCGTTGCCGCTGTTTCACCCAATCGAGCTGCTCGATTGCTCAATTCGCGGTGTGCCGCTGCCCCTAGGGCAATCTGTTTGA
- a CDS encoding Fic family protein, with product MSYQPPFEITSTIVNQVSAIAGLVERLDGSPLTTSPQLRKQNRIRTIQGTLAIEGNSLTLDQVTAILNGQRVLGHPREISEVQGAIRAYEALPTWAPTSRQDLLQAHRLLMADILTNPGKLRPGGVGIYKGTQVSHVAPPAKLVPQLIGDLLDWLAATDHHPLITSSVFHYELEFIHPFVDGNGRMGRLWQTLILGQWHNLFYLLPIESLIKDQQDRYYQALEEADRAAASTGFIEFMLDIIRTALSQPSAPIDTLDSFLGDQVGDQVSDQVRQLLTLMDDRYWSTRELMAGLSLSHKPTFRKNYLNPALQAGFVVMKYPDRPRSPKQKYKRRGH from the coding sequence ATGAGCTATCAGCCGCCCTTTGAGATCACCTCAACCATCGTTAACCAGGTCAGTGCGATCGCTGGGCTGGTTGAGCGGCTCGACGGTTCGCCGCTGACCACCTCACCTCAACTCCGCAAACAAAACCGCATTCGCACTATTCAAGGCACCCTGGCGATCGAAGGCAACAGCCTCACCCTCGATCAAGTCACCGCCATTCTCAACGGCCAGCGGGTACTCGGCCACCCCCGCGAAATTAGCGAAGTCCAAGGTGCAATCCGCGCCTACGAAGCCCTCCCCACCTGGGCTCCCACCTCACGCCAAGACCTGCTCCAGGCCCACCGCCTGCTCATGGCCGACATTCTCACCAACCCTGGCAAACTCCGCCCAGGCGGTGTTGGCATCTATAAAGGTACCCAGGTCTCCCACGTTGCCCCCCCGGCCAAACTCGTTCCTCAGCTGATCGGCGACCTGCTCGACTGGTTAGCCGCCACCGACCACCATCCGCTGATCACCAGCAGTGTCTTTCACTACGAACTTGAGTTCATTCATCCTTTTGTCGATGGCAATGGCCGCATGGGTCGCCTCTGGCAAACCCTGATTCTTGGCCAGTGGCACAACCTTTTTTACCTGTTGCCGATCGAAAGCCTGATTAAAGACCAGCAAGACCGCTACTACCAAGCTCTAGAAGAGGCCGATCGCGCCGCTGCCAGTACCGGCTTTATCGAGTTCATGCTGGATATTATTCGGACAGCGCTCAGCCAGCCCAGTGCCCCGATCGATACCCTGGATAGTTTCTTGGGCGATCAAGTAGGCGATCAAGTCAGCGATCAAGTTAGACAACTGCTCACCCTCATGGATGACCGCTATTGGAGCACCCGAGAGCTGATGGCAGGGCTATCGCTCAGCCACAAACCCACCTTTCGTAAGAACTACCTCAACCCCGCCCTCCAAGCAGGTTTCGTGGTGATGAAATATCCAGACAGACCCCGGAGCCCCAAGCAAAAATATAAAAGGCGGGGGCATTAG